The Phormidium ambiguum IAM M-71 nucleotide sequence GAAAAAACTAACTTGCAAAGTTTCTTCTAAAGTAAAAGGCGATTCTTTCGGAAAAAAGTTTAACTTAATTCCTGTTTCATCCGCTGCTTTCAGACGAGCTTTTTGATAACAATCATCAAACACTTCCGAAATTAGAGGTTTTAAGCTGGGACTATCTTCTAGTAATCCCTCAATACAAATCCTCTGTTCGCTGATAGTACTACGCCAACTTTCACTACGTTTTTCTGGTTGATATTGCCATTTTAGCAAGTGCATTAAAAGCACAATTAAACGACTTTTCAATTCTCGCTTTTCACTTCTCCCCATACTTTCAATTTCTTCTATTAAATTAGTCAAATCTACTTCATCAAATTTGCCTTCTTTTAACTGTTGAGCAGTAGTTTCTATCCACAGATAAAAGTCTTGTTCGTAGAGACTATTGGGAGTTGCGATCGCTTTCTGAAGCATACTTAAATCTCCTTACTCATAAAAATTTTTATCAAGCAGTTTCCTAATTATCGCAATAAATTAAACTCCTCCTCAGTAATCCCTATTTGTTTGAGAATTTCATAAAATAACCAACTACCAATTTCAGCATTACCATGAATAGGTATTGTAGTTACTCTTCCATCTGGATGCTTCCAACGGGCGTGACTACCTTTCTGGCGTACTTTTTCAAACCCCAGTTTCCGGGCAACTTTTTCCAACTCACTCGCTTTAGCTGGCATTGGCAACCACCAACTTAACGTCTTCAGGCATCATAAGTCCTTGTTCTTGGTATTCTTCTTGAATCATCTCGAACACATAGACAAGTTCAGAACGCGCTTCATCTGGCGTTTGTCCCCAAGCATGGCAACCAGGAATTGCTGGGATATATGCCACAAAAGTGCCATTGTCATCGGGACGAATAACAATAGTGTAGTTTTGCAGAGACTTCATATCAGTAACTTTTTAAATACTTTCACCATTTTGTACCTCATTTTAACTTGCTTTGCTCTGTTTGCCGCAAGTTAGTCATGCAGAATAAGGTGGGCAAAAGCCCACCTTACTTTAACTATTTACCAGCCTTCACAGGCATCCCCAAAATATCTTCAATTCGGGGCATATCTTCTAACGCAATTACCCGTCCTTCATCCGCAAAACCAGCAATTTGATCGAAGTTCAAATAGCGATACAAATCACTAGCAAAAGGATTAATTTTCTTCGCCACAAGTTCTAGATATTCCTGCACAGTTGGGATTCTTCCTAACAGCGCACAAACAGCAGCTAACTCAGCGGAACCAAGGTAAACTCGCGCATCTTTACCCATGCGATTATTGAAATTTCGGGTAGAAGTTGAAAACACAGTTGTTGCATCAGCAACTCGCGCTTGATTACCCATACATAAACTGCAACCAGGCATTTCTGTACGCGCACCAGCAGCACCAAAAATTCCGTAATATCCCTCTTCTTGCAGTTGCTTTTCATCCATTCTAGTTGGCGGACAAATCCACAACCGAGTTTTTACCGCACCTTCCCCTTCCAAAACTTTCGCAGTGGCGCGATAATGACCGATATTCGTCATACAAGAACCGACGAATACTTCTTGCACTGGATCGTTAGCAACTTCCGACAATAACTTAACATTATCTGGATCATTTGGAGCCGCGACAATTGGTTCTTTGATTTCATTTAAATCAATTTCAATTATTTCCGCATACTCCGCATCAGCATCAGCTTCCATTAACACCGGATTTGCTAACCATTCCTCCATTTTTGCCACCCGACGCATGATAGTTCGGGCATCTTGATAACCCCTTGCTACCATGTTTTTCAATAGCGCAATGTTAGAACGGAGATATTCGGAAACTGTCTCGATACTCAGTTTAATTGTGCAACCAGCACAAGAACGTTCGGCGCTTGCATCGGTTAATTCAAAAGCTTGCTCAACTTTTAGATCGGGCAAACCTTCGATTTCCATAATGCGCCCGGAAAAGACGTTTTTCTTGTTCTGTTTGGCGACAGTTAGCAACCCTTTTTGAATTGCGATATAAGGAATTGCATTCACAATATCTCGCAGCGTAATTCCTGGTTGCAATTCACCTTTGAAACGCACTAAAACTGATTCTGGCATATCCAAAGGCATGACACCCAAAGCAGCAGCAAAAGCTACTAAACCTGAACCTGCGGGGAAAGAAATTCCTAACGGAAAACGAGTGTGAGAATCACCGCCTGTTCCCACAGTATCGGGTAGCAACATTCGGTTTAACCAAGAGTGAATAATCCCATCTCCCGGACGTAAAGAAACACCGCCCCGTTGTGCCATAAAATCGGGTAATTCTTTGTGAGTTTTTACGTCAACTGGTTTAGGATATGCGGCAGTATGACAGAAACTTTGCATTACTAAATCGGCGCTAAATCCTAAACAAGCGAGTTCTTTTAACTCATCTCTAGTCATCGGGCCTGTGGTATCTTGAGAACCAACAGTTGTCATAATTGGTGTGCAAGAAGTTCCCGGACGAACACCTGGTAAACCGCAAGCTTTACCGACCATTTTTTGGGCTAAAGTAAAGCCTTTGCCTGTATCTTTTGGAGGTTGAGGACGAACAAATAATGTGCTGGGTTCTAATCCCAAAGCTTCACGAGTTTTGTCTGTTAAACTGCGTCCAATTAAGAGGGGAATTCTCCCACCTGCACGTACTTCATCGAGGATAGTTTCGGGTTTTAAAGTAAAGGTGGAAATTACTTCTCCTGCTTCGTTGGTAATCTCACCTTTGTAAGGATAAATGGTGATTACCATGCCTGTTTCTAGCTTGGTAACATCGCATTCAATGGGTAATGCACCTGCATCTTCAGCTGTGTTAAAAAAGATGGGAGCGATCGCACTTCCTAAAATATATCCCCCCGCCCGTTTGTTCGGCACAAAAGGAATATCATTACCGATATGCCACAACACCGAATTAATCGCAGATTTCCGCGAAGATCCAGTACCCACAACATCCCCAACATAAGCAACAGGATGTCCTTTTTCCTTCAATTTAGCAATAGTTTCTAAACCCCCCGGCATCCGACTTTCTAACATTGC carries:
- the acnB gene encoding bifunctional aconitate hydratase 2/2-methylisocitrate dehydratase; translated protein: MLSGYRQQVEERAKLGIPPLPLSAQETSELCELLKNPPAGEEEYLVELLRDRVPPGVDPAAYVKAGFLTAIAKGEITSPLIAPEWAVYLLGTMVGGYNVQSLIDLLKSKNPAIASHAASALSKTLLVFDAFNDVIELADVNPYAKQVVDSWANAEWFTSRPKLPEKITVTVFKVPGETNTDDLSPAPHATTRPDIPLHALAMLESRMPGGLETIAKLKEKGHPVAYVGDVVGTGSSRKSAINSVLWHIGNDIPFVPNKRAGGYILGSAIAPIFFNTAEDAGALPIECDVTKLETGMVITIYPYKGEITNEAGEVISTFTLKPETILDEVRAGGRIPLLIGRSLTDKTREALGLEPSTLFVRPQPPKDTGKGFTLAQKMVGKACGLPGVRPGTSCTPIMTTVGSQDTTGPMTRDELKELACLGFSADLVMQSFCHTAAYPKPVDVKTHKELPDFMAQRGGVSLRPGDGIIHSWLNRMLLPDTVGTGGDSHTRFPLGISFPAGSGLVAFAAALGVMPLDMPESVLVRFKGELQPGITLRDIVNAIPYIAIQKGLLTVAKQNKKNVFSGRIMEIEGLPDLKVEQAFELTDASAERSCAGCTIKLSIETVSEYLRSNIALLKNMVARGYQDARTIMRRVAKMEEWLANPVLMEADADAEYAEIIEIDLNEIKEPIVAAPNDPDNVKLLSEVANDPVQEVFVGSCMTNIGHYRATAKVLEGEGAVKTRLWICPPTRMDEKQLQEEGYYGIFGAAGARTEMPGCSLCMGNQARVADATTVFSTSTRNFNNRMGKDARVYLGSAELAAVCALLGRIPTVQEYLELVAKKINPFASDLYRYLNFDQIAGFADEGRVIALEDMPRIEDILGMPVKAGK
- a CDS encoding DUF29 domain-containing protein gives rise to the protein MLQKAIATPNSLYEQDFYLWIETTAQQLKEGKFDEVDLTNLIEEIESMGRSEKRELKSRLIVLLMHLLKWQYQPEKRSESWRSTISEQRICIEGLLEDSPSLKPLISEVFDDCYQKARLKAADETGIKLNFFPKESPFTLEETLQVSFF
- a CDS encoding type II toxin-antitoxin system HicA family toxin produces the protein MPAKASELEKVARKLGFEKVRQKGSHARWKHPDGRVTTIPIHGNAEIGSWLFYEILKQIGITEEEFNLLR
- a CDS encoding type II toxin-antitoxin system HicB family antitoxin is translated as MKSLQNYTIVIRPDDNGTFVAYIPAIPGCHAWGQTPDEARSELVYVFEMIQEEYQEQGLMMPEDVKLVVANAS